The following proteins come from a genomic window of Thiothrix unzii:
- a CDS encoding DmsC/YnfH family molybdoenzyme membrane anchor subunit produces the protein MFKVRENEPDYALLNDPTSQTVNRYGKPIETVAADDARRDQSLNINGDGEVGSNPNRYKQHGFYFNADNCIACHACEAACSEKNDNPAHIAFRSVGFVEGGTYPDYRRINISMACNHCDDPVCLKGCPTRAYTKLAEYGAVLQDPDTCFGCGYCTWVCPYNAPQLDPVKGQVSKCNMCVDRLEVGLKPACVSACLGKALDFGVVENVPEGREQAKAAIPGFPRTDITHPNIRFQQKKAVQRDMVRVDSTPLKYHRDEVDGAYKPTLDPKHGFKREWNVQKLLGSHENAHVAFTLSVQAVMGAFLLLAIGAWLHIPAVIGFIGSDAYIPTTIAMILLHTVGLAKLNLHLGKPHRFYRGFYNLKLSPVSREIAGVSLFFMGLAGYSFFALFEGGFAAFLQNAFTAVGLAGMGFGGYYMYKLYRIPARPFWNHWQTGSSFAGTALTLGSLLLALVALVFGAMTPALGATLASVAGLGLALEAVGLLFHARDLQGAESEGAASFYEQTTTYGNSYWLRNGLLAAALLLATGMVATDSSSVLAFGLLTLLALASAIIGRALFYVLVIPTTMPGAFFWKNKGFVEHARDSGLADMPQLGVAYEHHHPFKLDELLETVRTTSLQEKIAQAKRIVTG, from the coding sequence ATGTTTAAAGTACGCGAAAACGAGCCGGACTACGCCCTGCTCAACGACCCGACCAGCCAGACCGTCAACCGTTATGGCAAACCGATTGAAACCGTGGCGGCTGACGATGCCCGCCGCGACCAGTCGTTGAACATCAACGGTGATGGCGAAGTGGGCAGCAACCCCAACCGTTACAAGCAGCACGGTTTCTATTTCAATGCCGACAACTGCATTGCCTGCCATGCCTGTGAAGCGGCGTGCAGCGAAAAGAACGACAATCCGGCGCATATTGCGTTCCGATCAGTTGGCTTCGTGGAAGGCGGCACTTACCCCGATTACCGCCGCATCAACATTTCGATGGCGTGCAACCACTGCGACGACCCGGTGTGTTTGAAAGGTTGCCCGACCCGCGCTTATACCAAGCTCGCTGAATACGGCGCGGTGCTACAAGACCCGGACACCTGTTTCGGCTGCGGTTACTGCACGTGGGTTTGCCCTTACAATGCACCACAGCTTGACCCGGTGAAGGGGCAAGTGAGCAAGTGCAATATGTGCGTGGATCGGCTGGAAGTCGGCTTGAAACCCGCCTGTGTGTCCGCTTGTCTGGGCAAGGCACTGGATTTTGGTGTGGTGGAAAATGTTCCTGAAGGGCGCGAACAAGCGAAAGCGGCAATCCCCGGTTTCCCGCGCACTGACATTACCCACCCGAATATCCGTTTCCAGCAGAAAAAGGCGGTGCAACGCGACATGGTGCGGGTGGACAGTACCCCGCTGAAATACCACCGCGATGAGGTGGATGGTGCGTACAAGCCGACGCTTGACCCCAAGCACGGCTTCAAGCGTGAATGGAATGTGCAGAAATTACTGGGTTCGCACGAGAACGCGCACGTCGCGTTTACCCTGAGTGTGCAGGCGGTGATGGGTGCATTCCTGCTGCTGGCAATCGGGGCATGGCTGCATATTCCGGCGGTGATTGGGTTTATTGGTAGTGATGCTTATATTCCAACCACGATTGCCATGATCCTGTTACATACCGTTGGTCTTGCTAAACTGAATTTGCATCTGGGCAAGCCACACCGTTTCTATCGGGGGTTTTACAACCTGAAACTGTCGCCCGTCAGCCGTGAAATTGCCGGAGTATCGTTATTTTTTATGGGGTTGGCGGGGTACAGTTTCTTTGCCCTGTTTGAGGGTGGCTTTGCTGCTTTCCTGCAAAATGCCTTTACTGCTGTGGGTTTGGCGGGGATGGGGTTCGGTGGTTACTATATGTACAAACTGTACCGCATTCCGGCACGACCGTTTTGGAATCACTGGCAAACCGGCAGCAGCTTTGCGGGGACAGCCCTGACGCTGGGCAGCTTGTTGCTGGCATTGGTGGCGTTAGTGTTCGGTGCAATGACACCCGCATTGGGCGCAACACTCGCGAGTGTTGCGGGCTTGGGGCTGGCACTGGAAGCGGTCGGTTTGTTGTTCCATGCGCGTGATTTGCAAGGGGCAGAGAGTGAGGGGGCAGCATCGTTTTACGAGCAAACCACCACTTACGGCAATTCGTACTGGCTGCGTAACGGCTTGCTGGCAGCAGCGTTGTTACTGGCAACAGGCATGGTGGCAACCGATAGCAGTAGTGTGCTGGCATTCGGTTTGTTGACGTTGTTGGCACTGGCTTCCGCGATTATCGGGCGGGCGTTGTTCTATGTGCTGGTGATCCCCACCACCATGCCGGGCGCGTTTTTCTGGAAGAACAAGGGCTTTGTGGAACATGCCCGCGATAGCGGTTTGGCGGATATGCCGCAACTGGGGGTGGCTTACGAACATCATCACCCGTTCAAGCTGGATGAGTTGCTGGAAACGGTGCGCACCACCAGCCTGCAAGAGAAAATTGCCCAAGCCAAACGCATTGTGACCGGTTGA
- a CDS encoding TusE/DsrC/DsvC family sulfur relay protein: MTVQVYANNMQTNPYAIYNLAVVVDGVEVLTDQEGYIQNMDEWSAGFATALAAREGLELTAEHWDVIHFIREYQETHRVQAPVRDMIKHFSQLWGKERGNNRYLHEIFPNGGPQKQGNRLAGIRRTKGEH, encoded by the coding sequence ATGACAGTACAAGTTTACGCCAACAATATGCAAACCAACCCCTACGCCATTTACAACCTTGCAGTGGTGGTGGATGGGGTGGAAGTGCTGACCGATCAAGAGGGTTACATTCAGAACATGGATGAGTGGAGCGCGGGTTTCGCCACCGCCCTCGCTGCCCGCGAAGGGCTAGAACTGACGGCGGAACATTGGGATGTGATCCATTTCATTCGCGAGTATCAGGAAACGCATCGGGTGCAAGCTCCGGTACGCGACATGATCAAGCATTTCAGTCAGTTGTGGGGGAAAGAGCGTGGCAATAACCGTTACCTGCACGAAATTTTCCCGAATGGCGGGCCGCAGAAGCAGGGTAATCGGCTGGCGGGGATTCGACGGACGAAGGGGGAGCATTGA
- a CDS encoding HlyD family efflux transporter periplasmic adaptor subunit yields the protein MKRLKRAALSGCLLMGMASLPLPVLAHGGEDHSHGDATPAPLIPPASSGVRWELQSPDVELFGIISAGKLTLYVDRFATNEPIPNAKVELESKGQKLTLQTDAKGIVQVDAGWLATPGRYEITATVLAKGINDLLIGTVQIPTATNGEGKGDSSPWWKFWGNFLQDALLPQTAFAHGGEDHSHAGDEPAAAVALPTAQDKPTRLTDGSLFMPKPAQHLLGIRTALGKPQAVAQSFTLNGVVVTDPNASAVIQPTMGGRLLAPEGGFPALGSRVKQGQTLAILEPAASNTDKGDQQDKIAEVRSELVLAEKNAVRLASIAGVVPQMEVDAARNTADTLKARLKALQGSLAQQPQPLLAPLSGIISSAKVVLGQQANAGDVLFEIIDPEQLQVEALAYDATVAAQIIGATATLNAQPLTLDFIGSSQQLRNQALPLRFKVEARGESTLTIGQPLKLAVQTRTSIQGTLLPASSVVNNNQQQPTVWVKTAAERFTPHVVKLQTLDADTVIITEGLPNSSIRAVTSSAALLAQVR from the coding sequence ATGAAACGATTAAAACGCGCCGCATTAAGCGGCTGCTTGCTCATGGGTATGGCAAGCCTCCCCCTGCCCGTGTTGGCGCACGGCGGCGAAGATCACAGCCACGGCGATGCAACCCCCGCGCCCCTCATTCCCCCTGCCAGTAGCGGGGTACGTTGGGAACTGCAATCACCCGATGTGGAATTGTTCGGCATTATCAGTGCAGGCAAGCTGACGCTGTACGTGGACAGATTCGCCACCAACGAACCCATTCCCAACGCCAAGGTAGAGTTGGAAAGCAAGGGGCAGAAACTGACCCTGCAAACCGATGCCAAGGGCATTGTCCAAGTGGATGCAGGCTGGCTTGCCACGCCGGGGCGTTACGAAATCACTGCCACCGTCTTGGCAAAAGGCATTAATGACTTACTGATTGGCACGGTACAGATTCCTACCGCTACCAACGGTGAGGGCAAGGGTGATTCTTCCCCTTGGTGGAAATTCTGGGGCAATTTCTTGCAAGACGCTTTGTTGCCCCAAACGGCTTTTGCCCACGGTGGTGAAGACCACAGCCATGCAGGTGATGAACCCGCTGCCGCCGTTGCCTTACCTACCGCGCAAGACAAACCCACCCGGTTGACGGATGGTAGCCTGTTTATGCCCAAACCCGCCCAACACCTGCTGGGTATCCGCACCGCCTTGGGGAAACCGCAAGCGGTCGCACAAAGCTTCACCCTTAACGGCGTGGTCGTGACCGACCCCAACGCCAGTGCCGTGATCCAGCCGACCATGGGCGGACGTTTGCTTGCCCCCGAAGGTGGTTTCCCTGCACTGGGCAGCCGCGTGAAACAAGGGCAAACCCTTGCTATCCTTGAACCCGCCGCCAGCAATACCGACAAAGGCGACCAACAAGACAAGATCGCTGAAGTACGTTCCGAACTGGTGCTGGCAGAGAAAAATGCTGTACGGCTGGCAAGCATTGCAGGCGTTGTTCCACAAATGGAAGTGGATGCGGCACGTAACACCGCCGACACCCTCAAAGCTCGCCTCAAAGCCCTGCAAGGCAGCCTTGCGCAACAGCCACAACCGCTGTTGGCACCACTGTCCGGTATTATCAGCAGTGCCAAGGTGGTGTTAGGGCAACAAGCCAATGCGGGCGATGTCTTGTTTGAAATCATCGACCCAGAACAGCTACAAGTCGAGGCTCTCGCCTACGACGCGACAGTAGCGGCACAAATCATAGGTGCAACCGCAACCCTCAATGCTCAACCTCTGACACTTGACTTTATCGGCAGCAGCCAACAACTGCGCAACCAAGCACTGCCCCTCCGTTTTAAGGTGGAAGCGAGAGGAGAATCCACTCTCACTATCGGGCAACCGCTCAAACTCGCCGTGCAAACCCGCACCAGCATTCAAGGAACACTCTTACCCGCCAGCAGCGTGGTCAACAATAACCAGCAACAGCCAACCGTGTGGGTAAAAACCGCCGCCGAACGCTTCACGCCACATGTGGTCAAGTTGCAAACGCTGGATGCCGATACCGTAATCATTACCGAAGGCTTACCGAACAGCAGTATCCGTGCCGTCACCAGCAGCGCGGCTTTATTGGCGCAAGTGCGCTAG
- a CDS encoding efflux RND transporter permease subunit — protein MFNAIIQTSLKQRLFVLMGALLLMLYGLFTLRQLPVDVFPDLNKPTVTLMTEAAGIAPEEVEQLVTFPLETAMNGLEGVTRVRSVSGVGLSIVYVEFGWGTDIYRNRQQVSERLGAVTNQLPAGVVPQMSPISSIMGEILLVAMTAEEGKATPMEVRDLAEWVVRPRLLGIPGVSQVIPMGGEVRQYRITPDVANMERLNISISQLQTALHGFASNTSGGFLEAQSQEYLIRNIGRTTKLEDMQQLVVAHRDNVPILLQQVAKVEFAAGVKRGEASFMGKPAVILSVQKQPSVDTVKLTREVESALAEINRNLPAGVKADNLLFKQANFIESAISNVEEALRDGAIMVVIVLFLFLLNVRTTLISLTAIPLSLLAAGLVFHAFGLSVNTMTLGGLAIALGELVDDAVVDVENVLRRLRQNALLPAPLPALQVIAAASREVRSGVVYATLIVVLVFVPLFFLAGIEGRLFTPLGIAYIVSILASLGVAVTVTPVLCYYLLGKQTAEEKPDSPLVRLLKRLDTRLLHWSFRHVKLLLSAAMIVVLLAIASIPFFPRAFLPAFNEGTLTVSLLLQPGISLTESNRIGTLAENLLLQVPEVKQVGRRTGRAELDEHAEGVHSGEIDVDLKPSERGRDAVLADIRARLAVIPASINIGQPISHRLDHLLSGVRAQIALKVFGDDTDTLRSLATALQTRLAAIPGVVDLQLEKQVRIPQLQVRVDYNKVQQYGVTPASINQALETLANGATVAQVLDNNRRADVVIRLQDTDRTAHGLRNLLVETHSGYIPLQQIASIEDSSGPNQIVRENSRRRIVLSANAADGADMAAVVQAIRAELAAFPLPEGYFTRLEGQFQAQEEATQLIAMLALVSLTLIFLVLYSRYQSSVLALIIMGNIPLALVGGVVALWLAGQTLSVASLVGFITLAGISTRNGILKISHYLHLVQHEGETFGIPMIVRGSLERLTPVLMTALVAAFALLPLILASGEPGKEILHPVALVIFGGLVSSTLLDTLLTPVLFYRWGEQPLNQLLSQQGTNHETV, from the coding sequence ATGTTTAACGCGATTATCCAGACCAGCCTGAAACAACGCTTGTTCGTGTTGATGGGGGCATTGCTGCTGATGTTGTACGGGTTGTTTACCCTGCGACAATTGCCGGTGGATGTATTCCCCGACCTCAATAAACCCACCGTCACCCTGATGACCGAAGCGGCAGGCATTGCACCGGAAGAGGTCGAACAACTAGTCACCTTCCCGCTGGAAACGGCGATGAATGGGCTGGAAGGCGTGACACGGGTACGTTCCGTCTCCGGTGTGGGCTTGTCGATTGTGTATGTAGAATTTGGCTGGGGGACGGACATTTACCGTAACCGCCAGCAAGTTTCTGAGCGACTCGGAGCAGTTACCAACCAGTTACCGGCGGGCGTTGTGCCACAAATGTCGCCGATCAGTTCGATCATGGGTGAGATTTTGCTGGTGGCAATGACGGCGGAAGAGGGCAAAGCAACACCGATGGAGGTGCGGGATTTGGCGGAGTGGGTGGTGCGCCCGCGCTTGCTAGGGATTCCGGGAGTATCACAAGTGATCCCGATGGGCGGCGAAGTACGCCAGTACCGCATCACCCCCGATGTGGCAAACATGGAACGCCTCAACATCAGCATCAGCCAGTTGCAGACCGCGCTGCACGGCTTTGCCAGCAATACCAGCGGCGGCTTTCTGGAAGCACAGTCGCAGGAATACCTGATCCGCAACATTGGGCGCACCACCAAGCTGGAAGACATGCAGCAATTAGTGGTAGCACACCGTGACAACGTGCCGATCCTGTTGCAGCAGGTGGCGAAGGTGGAATTTGCCGCAGGGGTAAAGCGCGGGGAAGCCAGTTTCATGGGCAAACCGGCGGTCATCCTGTCGGTGCAAAAACAGCCCAGTGTCGATACGGTCAAGCTCACCCGCGAAGTGGAAAGTGCCTTGGCAGAGATCAACCGCAACCTGCCAGCCGGGGTAAAGGCGGATAACCTGCTGTTCAAGCAAGCCAATTTCATCGAAAGTGCCATCAGCAATGTGGAGGAAGCCTTGCGTGACGGGGCTATCATGGTGGTGATCGTGCTGTTTTTGTTCTTGCTGAATGTGCGCACCACGCTGATTTCACTGACCGCCATCCCGCTATCCTTGCTGGCAGCAGGTTTGGTGTTTCATGCGTTTGGCTTGTCGGTCAATACCATGACGCTGGGCGGTTTGGCGATTGCCTTGGGCGAACTGGTGGATGATGCGGTCGTCGATGTGGAAAACGTGCTGCGCCGCCTGCGCCAGAATGCGTTGCTGCCCGCGCCATTGCCAGCCTTGCAGGTGATTGCGGCGGCTTCGCGGGAAGTACGTTCCGGGGTGGTGTATGCCACGCTGATTGTGGTGCTGGTGTTCGTGCCGCTGTTCTTTTTGGCGGGAATTGAAGGGCGCTTGTTTACGCCGCTGGGCATTGCCTACATTGTGTCGATACTGGCGAGCTTGGGGGTGGCGGTCACGGTGACGCCGGTGTTGTGTTATTACTTGCTGGGGAAACAAACGGCGGAAGAAAAGCCAGATTCCCCGCTAGTCCGCCTCCTTAAACGCCTCGACACCCGCCTGTTGCACTGGTCATTTCGCCACGTCAAGCTATTGCTCAGTGCTGCCATGATCGTGGTATTGCTCGCTATCGCCAGCATCCCGTTTTTTCCCCGCGCCTTCCTGCCCGCGTTCAACGAAGGCACGTTGACGGTCAGCCTGCTGTTGCAACCGGGCATTTCCCTGACCGAATCCAACCGCATTGGCACATTAGCAGAAAACCTGTTGTTGCAAGTGCCAGAGGTAAAACAGGTCGGGCGGCGCACCGGACGCGCTGAACTGGACGAACACGCCGAAGGGGTGCATTCGGGCGAAATTGACGTGGACTTGAAGCCTTCGGAACGTGGGCGTGATGCGGTCTTGGCGGACATCCGTGCAAGGTTGGCGGTAATCCCAGCTTCCATCAACATCGGGCAACCGATTTCGCACCGCCTTGATCATTTGCTTTCTGGAGTCAGGGCGCAAATCGCCTTGAAAGTGTTTGGTGATGACACTGACACTTTACGTAGCTTGGCAACGGCGCTGCAAACCCGCTTGGCAGCGATTCCCGGCGTGGTTGATCTGCAACTCGAAAAACAGGTGCGCATCCCGCAATTGCAGGTACGGGTGGATTACAACAAAGTGCAGCAGTACGGCGTTACCCCCGCCAGCATTAACCAAGCCCTCGAAACCCTTGCCAATGGCGCAACCGTCGCCCAAGTGCTGGACAACAACCGCCGTGCTGACGTGGTGATCCGCCTGCAAGACACTGACCGCACTGCCCACGGTTTGCGCAACCTGCTGGTGGAAACCCATTCCGGTTACATCCCCTTGCAACAGATTGCCAGCATCGAAGACAGCAGCGGCCCCAACCAGATCGTGCGCGAAAACAGCCGCCGCCGCATCGTGCTATCCGCCAATGCCGCTGATGGCGCGGATATGGCGGCGGTGGTGCAAGCCATCCGTGCGGAACTTGCCGCCTTTCCGTTACCCGAAGGCTATTTCACCCGCCTCGAAGGGCAGTTTCAGGCGCAAGAGGAAGCTACCCAACTCATTGCCATGCTCGCGCTGGTGTCGCTGACCCTGATTTTTCTGGTGCTGTACAGCCGTTACCAATCCAGCGTGTTGGCGCTCATCATCATGGGCAATATCCCGCTGGCACTGGTCGGCGGCGTGGTGGCGCTGTGGCTGGCGGGGCAAACGCTGTCGGTGGCAAGTCTGGTCGGCTTCATCACACTGGCGGGGATTTCGACCCGCAACGGCATCCTCAAAATCAGCCATTACCTGCATCTGGTGCAGCATGAAGGCGAAACCTTCGGCATCCCCATGATCGTGCGCGGCAGCCTAGAACGCCTGACACCCGTGTTGATGACCGCGTTGGTGGCAGCGTTTGCGTTGCTGCCCCTGATCTTAGCCAGCGGCGAACCGGGCAAGGAAATCCTGCATCCGGTGGCTCTAGTCATTTTCGGCGGGTTGGTCAGTTCCACCCTGCTCGATACCCTGCTTACCCCGGTACTGTTTTACCGCTGGGGCGAGCAACCGTTGAACCAATTGTTATCCCAACAAGGAACTAACCATGAAACTGTTTAA
- a CDS encoding GDCCVxC domain-containing (seleno)protein, protein MAETVLESILTCPHCGFSKQETMPTDACWFFYECEQCKTLLRPNPRDCCVFCSFGTVKCPPIQQQQPCCGQ, encoded by the coding sequence ATGGCTGAAACGGTACTCGAATCCATCCTGACCTGCCCGCATTGCGGATTCTCAAAACAGGAAACCATGCCGACCGATGCCTGCTGGTTTTTCTACGAATGTGAGCAGTGCAAAACGCTGTTACGCCCTAATCCGAGGGACTGTTGCGTGTTTTGCTCATTCGGTACAGTGAAATGCCCTCCCATCCAACAGCAACAACCTTGCTGCGGGCAGTAA
- a CDS encoding DUF3147 family protein, with protein sequence MGWIITKYAVTAALVVLISELAKRSDKLGGFVAALPLVTLLTLVWLYVEGQPATKLANHAWYTFWYVVPTLPMFLAFPALLPRLGFWLTLLASAVLTVVCFTAFAVVMRRFGVVLL encoded by the coding sequence ATGGGTTGGATCATTACCAAATACGCTGTGACTGCCGCACTGGTGGTGTTGATTTCCGAACTGGCGAAACGCAGTGACAAGCTCGGCGGGTTTGTTGCTGCGTTACCGCTTGTCACCCTGCTGACGTTGGTGTGGTTGTATGTGGAAGGGCAACCTGCCACCAAGCTTGCCAACCATGCGTGGTATACCTTTTGGTATGTCGTGCCGACTTTGCCAATGTTTTTGGCATTCCCCGCCTTGTTGCCTCGGCTGGGGTTTTGGTTGACGCTGTTGGCATCGGCGGTGCTGACCGTGGTTTGTTTTACCGCTTTTGCCGTAGTCATGCGTCGGTTTGGGGTCGTCTTGTTGTGA
- a CDS encoding chromate resistance protein ChrB domain-containing protein — MKWVTRERPKIDRIACPWLITRFIDKDAEFLYVPADQVLAVAETSGATPYDIPDVEYSHVGALCSFDAFISKHNLTDPALLQLAVIVRGADTARLDIAPQAAGLLALSLGLSHNFADDHAMLAQGMVMYDALYAWCRHTQQETHSWNYPA, encoded by the coding sequence ATGAAATGGGTCACACGCGAACGTCCGAAAATTGACCGCATCGCTTGCCCGTGGCTGATTACCCGCTTTATCGACAAGGATGCCGAATTCCTCTACGTACCAGCCGATCAGGTGCTGGCAGTGGCGGAAACCAGCGGGGCTACCCCTTATGACATTCCCGACGTGGAATATTCCCACGTTGGGGCGTTATGCAGCTTCGATGCTTTCATCAGCAAGCACAACCTCACCGACCCGGCATTGCTGCAATTGGCGGTGATTGTACGCGGGGCGGATACGGCACGGCTGGATATTGCCCCGCAAGCCGCCGGATTGCTGGCGTTATCGTTGGGATTGTCACATAACTTTGCGGATGACCACGCAATGCTGGCGCAGGGCATGGTGATGTATGACGCGCTGTATGCGTGGTGCAGGCATACGCAACAGGAAACGCATAGCTGGAATTATCCGGCGTAG
- a CDS encoding rhodanese-like domain-containing protein produces the protein MERTIKPEDFAAIADTAMVLDVRRLEDRAASNETVPFAIWKDPTQIDQWIEAIPRKHEVVIYCVRGGGVSNSVVDRLQAEGVNARFIEGGIEGLKAAGGKVEAK, from the coding sequence ATGGAACGTACTATTAAACCGGAAGATTTTGCTGCAATTGCAGACACAGCAATGGTGCTGGACGTGCGCCGTTTGGAAGACCGTGCTGCCTCCAACGAAACCGTACCGTTTGCGATTTGGAAAGACCCGACCCAGATTGACCAATGGATCGAAGCCATACCCCGCAAGCATGAGGTGGTGATTTATTGTGTGCGCGGTGGCGGAGTCAGCAATAGCGTGGTTGACCGTCTGCAAGCGGAAGGCGTGAATGCCCGTTTCATTGAGGGCGGCATTGAAGGGCTGAAAGCTGCTGGTGGCAAGGTGGAAGCCAAATGA
- the chrA gene encoding chromate efflux transporter — protein sequence MSDTPQTTPQAPTLGEAFFYWLKLGFISFGGPMGQIAMMHTDLVEKKRWISEHRFLHALNFCMILPGPEAIQLAIYISWLMHGVVGAVMAGVLFFMPAFLLLSVLAGVYLAWGDVPLMQGLFYGIKPAVVATVLFAAWRIGSKALKNSVLWGIAAAAFIAIFVFDVGFPWIVLAAALLGIIGGKVMPDKFKGGGGHGASNKQYGAAVIDDHTPTPAHAKFSWAKLGITVAAFIGIWAVAMFALGGSQALSEMGNFFTKAAFLTIGGAYAVLPYVYQGGVEQFGWLTGAQMMDGLALGETTPGPLIMVVTWVGYLGGVAKTVVANPIAAGFAGAAVATFFTFLPSFLFILAVGPVVESSRNDLKFTAPLTGVTAAVVGVIMNLAVFFAWHTFWPKATDATPFAAPLEWFAVVVAIGAFVALWKYKVDVMKVIGVCAVLGLSYTLAMGAM from the coding sequence TTGAGCGATACACCACAAACTACACCACAAGCCCCGACCTTGGGTGAGGCGTTTTTCTACTGGCTGAAACTCGGTTTCATCAGCTTTGGTGGCCCGATGGGGCAGATTGCGATGATGCACACCGACTTGGTGGAAAAGAAACGCTGGATTTCCGAACACCGTTTTCTACACGCGCTGAATTTCTGCATGATTTTGCCGGGGCCGGAAGCGATCCAGTTGGCGATTTACATTAGCTGGTTGATGCACGGCGTGGTGGGAGCGGTGATGGCGGGGGTGTTGTTCTTTATGCCTGCGTTTTTGCTGCTGTCAGTGTTGGCAGGGGTATATTTGGCGTGGGGCGATGTGCCGCTGATGCAAGGTTTGTTCTATGGCATAAAACCCGCCGTGGTAGCGACTGTGCTGTTTGCGGCGTGGCGGATTGGCTCGAAGGCGCTGAAAAACAGCGTCTTGTGGGGTATCGCAGCAGCGGCTTTTATTGCCATTTTTGTGTTTGATGTCGGTTTCCCGTGGATTGTGTTGGCAGCCGCCTTGCTCGGTATCATTGGCGGTAAAGTCATGCCGGACAAGTTCAAAGGCGGTGGCGGGCATGGCGCATCCAACAAGCAATACGGCGCGGCGGTGATTGATGACCACACCCCAACACCAGCACACGCCAAGTTTTCATGGGCAAAACTCGGCATCACCGTTGCTGCTTTTATCGGCATTTGGGCTGTCGCCATGTTCGCACTGGGCGGCAGCCAAGCCTTGAGTGAGATGGGTAACTTCTTCACCAAAGCAGCATTCCTGACCATTGGCGGGGCGTATGCAGTATTACCCTACGTCTACCAAGGTGGGGTGGAACAGTTCGGCTGGTTGACAGGTGCGCAAATGATGGATGGTTTGGCACTGGGTGAAACTACGCCGGGGCCGTTAATCATGGTGGTTACTTGGGTCGGCTATCTGGGCGGTGTGGCAAAAACAGTAGTAGCCAACCCGATTGCAGCAGGCTTTGCCGGGGCTGCCGTCGCCACCTTTTTCACTTTTTTACCGTCATTCCTGTTCATCCTCGCGGTGGGGCCGGTGGTAGAAAGCTCGCGTAATGACCTCAAATTTACCGCACCCTTGACTGGCGTAACCGCTGCGGTAGTGGGTGTGATCATGAATCTGGCGGTGTTTTTTGCGTGGCATACGTTCTGGCCTAAAGCGACGGATGCTACCCCATTTGCAGCACCGCTTGAATGGTTCGCGGTGGTGGTAGCCATCGGTGCATTTGTCGCGCTGTGGAAATACAAGGTGGATGTGATGAAAGTGATCGGCGTGTGCGCCGTATTGGGTTTGAGTTATACACTCGCTATGGGAGCAATGTGA
- a CDS encoding chromate resistance protein ChrB domain-containing protein, with amino-acid sequence MNWLLLIISLPTENATARMRIWRALKTLGCASLRDGVWLLPSRPDTHARFDGITEDTHKSGGEAWVLALQADAQQADSFPALFDRSAEYTAWLEELAQFDPLAADIAATRKQLKGLGKRLAAITDTDYFPHPLQIPARERLHTAEAAVRGRTVSAEPTSQQGEPERLDKANFQGKSWATRRDLWVDRLASAWLIHRFIDPVAQFLWLEDLNTCPPEALGFDFDGAHFTHTGRYVTFETLLHSFGLAQDTALQRLAHLVHTLDVGGNAPEAAGFAVLLKGLKHRSPNDDVLLAEGGQLLDDLYCAFSLPEDSL; translated from the coding sequence ATGAATTGGTTATTACTCATCATCTCCCTGCCCACCGAAAACGCCACGGCACGAATGCGCATCTGGCGGGCATTAAAAACCCTTGGTTGCGCCAGCCTGCGTGATGGCGTGTGGCTATTGCCCTCACGCCCTGATACCCATGCACGGTTTGATGGCATTACCGAAGACACCCACAAATCGGGCGGGGAGGCGTGGGTGCTAGCACTGCAAGCCGATGCGCAACAAGCCGACAGTTTCCCCGCTTTGTTTGATCGCAGTGCCGAATACACAGCATGGCTGGAGGAACTGGCGCAATTCGACCCGCTCGCCGCCGACATTGCCGCTACCCGCAAGCAACTGAAAGGGTTGGGCAAGCGGTTAGCTGCCATTACCGACACGGACTATTTCCCGCATCCGCTGCAAATCCCCGCCCGTGAACGCCTGCACACAGCAGAAGCTGCCGTGCGTGGGCGGACAGTTTCGGCTGAACCCACCTCCCAGCAGGGTGAACCGGAACGGCTCGACAAAGCAAATTTCCAAGGCAAGAGCTGGGCAACCCGCCGCGATTTGTGGGTAGACCGCCTTGCCTCAGCATGGCTGATCCACCGTTTTATTGACCCAGTAGCCCAATTCCTGTGGCTGGAAGACCTCAACACCTGCCCGCCAGAGGCATTGGGGTTTGACTTTGATGGGGCGCATTTTACCCATACCGGGCGATACGTGACCTTTGAAACCCTGCTGCATAGCTTTGGGCTGGCACAAGACACCGCCCTGCAACGGCTGGCGCATCTGGTGCATACGCTGGATGTGGGTGGCAATGCGCCGGAAGCCGCCGGATTTGCGGTGCTGTTGAAAGGTTTAAAACACCGTTCCCCCAATGATGATGTGCTGCTGGCGGAAGGCGGGCAGCTCCTCGATGATCTTTACTGCGCTTTTTCCTTACCGGAGGATTCCCTTTGA